The following proteins are co-located in the Streptococcus downei MFe28 genome:
- a CDS encoding FtsX-like permease family protein — MKKKIYWKDIFKSFTGSLGRFLSITVLMFLGAFALLGLKVVSPDMQKTAIDYLSSHKTMDLSVIASSGLSKADQDELKQTKGATVEFAYMTDVTTKDKDDAVRIFSKTKTLSQYQLVSGHLPRKSHQIALSETLKKDYKLGDTINFKQKSNGILRVTTYKIVGFVKSSEIWSFKNLGSSTAGDGNLTGYAVTLPDSFSSPVYSIARLRYDDLKNLNPFSTTYTRGLEKKQEDLDQVLTDNGTKRLEEIKKDKQASINQAQAKLNQAQAALNQEEKLLPYLSGPQLVAAQASLAQGKVKLAQNQASIKDAQTKLDKLERPTYQTYSRTTLPGGEGYQTYRDISRNVNQIGNIFPVVLYLVAALVTFTTMTRFVNEERTNSGLLKALGYSNHDVIKKFVIYGLVASLLGTVLGILGGHYYLPAIIVKNALKLTVIKKIHFYFYWSYTLLAFGLTFISAVLPAFLVARRELSEKPAQLLLPKPPVTGSKILLERLGFIWRHLSFTQKVTMRNIFRYKQRMAMTVFGVAGSLALLFAGLGLQSSLGKLVDHQFGQLTPYHMLLIRNSQADKDQGAKVDSYMKSNQVASYQSIHSESIDEKIKGQDEKKTITLMTSQSSDFGKFIHLLDVKTNQSLKLAKKGAIITQKLAEFYKVKPGDTIKIKDQDGKKRTIKVVAIVQMNAGHYIFMKDSYYEQVFGHKPDHNSDLVRLKNASQSNISKQSAHLLKMTGVAGLTQNSSMINMVNTAIGGLNASMSVLVVVSIALGIVILYNLTNINVAERIRELSTIKVLGFHSWEVMLYIYRETILLSLVGMALGLFGGYYLHAFIINMMSQDRVYPQEMDFHVYLVPIFVVTGILLALGWVVYRRLKTVDMLEALKSVD, encoded by the coding sequence ATGAAGAAGAAAATCTATTGGAAAGATATTTTCAAATCCTTCACTGGCTCTTTGGGGCGTTTTTTGTCCATCACTGTGCTTATGTTTTTGGGAGCCTTCGCCCTCTTGGGGCTCAAGGTGGTTAGTCCAGATATGCAAAAAACGGCCATTGACTACTTGAGTAGCCATAAAACCATGGACCTATCGGTTATTGCCAGCAGCGGTTTAAGTAAGGCAGACCAAGACGAATTAAAACAAACCAAAGGGGCTACTGTAGAATTCGCCTATATGACAGATGTCACCACCAAGGACAAAGATGACGCCGTTCGCATTTTCTCTAAAACAAAAACCTTGTCTCAATACCAACTGGTGTCTGGCCATTTACCAAGGAAAAGTCATCAAATCGCTCTATCTGAAACCTTGAAAAAGGACTATAAGCTTGGCGATACCATCAACTTTAAGCAAAAGTCAAATGGTATTTTGCGGGTAACCACTTATAAGATTGTTGGTTTCGTCAAATCTTCTGAAATTTGGTCCTTTAAAAACCTAGGTTCCTCTACGGCAGGTGATGGTAATCTGACTGGTTACGCTGTGACGCTTCCTGATAGCTTTTCTAGTCCTGTATATAGCATAGCCCGCCTGCGCTACGATGACTTGAAAAATCTCAATCCCTTCTCCACTACCTATACCAGAGGATTGGAAAAGAAGCAGGAGGACTTGGATCAGGTCCTGACTGATAATGGTACCAAGCGTCTGGAAGAGATTAAGAAAGATAAGCAGGCCAGCATCAACCAGGCGCAAGCCAAGCTCAATCAAGCCCAGGCAGCACTCAATCAAGAAGAAAAGCTCCTCCCCTATCTGAGCGGTCCACAATTGGTAGCAGCTCAAGCAAGCCTAGCCCAAGGCAAGGTTAAGTTAGCCCAGAACCAGGCTAGTATCAAGGATGCTCAGACCAAATTAGATAAGCTAGAAAGGCCGACCTATCAAACTTACAGTCGGACGACCCTACCTGGTGGGGAAGGTTATCAGACCTATCGAGATATCAGTCGTAATGTCAATCAAATTGGCAATATTTTCCCTGTTGTGCTCTACTTAGTAGCGGCCCTGGTGACCTTTACAACCATGACCCGCTTTGTCAACGAGGAGCGAACCAACTCAGGTCTCCTCAAGGCCTTGGGCTATTCCAACCATGATGTCATAAAAAAATTCGTCATCTATGGTTTAGTAGCAAGCCTGCTAGGGACCGTCTTGGGTATCTTAGGTGGCCATTACTATCTGCCTGCAATCATTGTGAAGAATGCCCTTAAGTTGACGGTTATCAAGAAGATTCACTTTTATTTCTACTGGTCCTATACGCTCTTAGCCTTTGGTCTGACCTTTATCAGTGCCGTTCTACCAGCCTTTTTAGTTGCTAGACGAGAACTGAGTGAGAAACCGGCTCAGCTCCTTCTTCCCAAGCCCCCAGTTACAGGTTCTAAAATTTTGCTGGAAAGACTAGGCTTTATCTGGCGGCATCTCAGTTTCACCCAGAAGGTGACGATGCGAAATATCTTTCGCTATAAGCAAAGAATGGCCATGACTGTCTTTGGTGTTGCGGGCTCTCTTGCCCTGCTCTTTGCTGGTCTGGGGCTTCAATCCTCCCTAGGAAAGCTGGTGGATCATCAGTTTGGTCAATTGACTCCTTACCATATGTTGCTTATCCGTAACTCCCAAGCGGATAAGGACCAAGGAGCCAAGGTCGACAGCTACATGAAATCCAACCAAGTCGCTAGTTATCAGAGCATCCACAGCGAATCCATTGATGAAAAAATTAAGGGCCAGGATGAAAAGAAGACCATCACTTTAATGACCAGTCAGTCAAGTGATTTTGGCAAGTTCATCCACCTCTTAGATGTGAAAACGAACCAATCCTTGAAGCTAGCTAAAAAGGGAGCCATCATCACCCAAAAATTAGCCGAATTTTATAAGGTTAAGCCAGGAGACACTATTAAGATTAAGGACCAGGATGGCAAAAAGCGAACCATCAAGGTCGTGGCTATCGTCCAGATGAATGCTGGTCACTATATCTTTATGAAAGATAGCTATTACGAGCAGGTCTTCGGTCATAAGCCAGATCACAATAGTGACTTGGTTCGGCTGAAAAATGCTAGTCAGTCTAATATTTCCAAGCAGTCTGCTCATTTGTTGAAGATGACGGGTGTGGCAGGGTTGACGCAAAACTCCTCTATGATTAACATGGTCAATACAGCAATCGGTGGCCTTAATGCCTCCATGAGCGTCCTCGTTGTGGTTTCTATTGCGCTAGGAATTGTTATCCTCTATAACCTAACCAATATCAATGTAGCCGAGCGGATACGTGAACTCTCAACTATCAAGGTCTTGGGCTTCCATAGCTGGGAGGTCATGCTCTATATCTACCGAGAAACGATTCTCCTATCTCTGGTCGGCATGGCTTTGGGGCTGTTTGGTGGCTATTATCTTCACGCCTTCATCATTAACATGATGAGTCAAGACCGTGTTTACCCGCAGGAAATGGATTTCCATGTCTACCTAGTTCCTATCTTTGTGGTGACAGGAATCCTTCTGGCCCTAGGCTGGGTCGTCTATCGTCGCCTAAAAACCGTTGATATGCTAGAAGCCCTCAAGTCGGTGGATTAG
- a CDS encoding ABC transporter ATP-binding protein has protein sequence MSYIEMKHSFKRYQMGDTEIIANNDVSFAIEKGELVIILGASGAGKSTVLNILGGMDTNDDGQVIIDGQDISNFSSKQLTNYRRNDVGFVFQFYNLVPNLTAKENVELASEIVKDARDAQQTLEDVGLGERLDNFPAQLSGGEQQRVAIARAVAKTPKILLCDEPTGALDYHTGKQVLQILQDMSREQGATVIIVTHNAALAPIADRVIQMHDAKVKSIDLNDQPQDIASLEY, from the coding sequence ATGTCCTATATTGAAATGAAACATTCCTTTAAACGATATCAGATGGGTGATACGGAGATTATTGCTAATAATGATGTTAGTTTTGCTATTGAAAAAGGTGAACTGGTTATTATTCTTGGAGCCTCGGGGGCTGGGAAATCAACGGTCCTTAATATTCTCGGAGGTATGGATACTAATGATGATGGACAAGTGATTATCGACGGACAAGATATCTCGAATTTTTCTTCTAAACAGTTGACCAATTATCGTCGCAATGATGTTGGCTTTGTTTTCCAATTCTATAATTTGGTCCCTAATCTGACGGCCAAGGAAAATGTTGAGTTGGCTTCTGAAATTGTCAAAGATGCCCGCGATGCTCAACAGACTCTGGAAGATGTTGGACTGGGGGAACGGCTTGACAACTTTCCGGCCCAACTATCAGGCGGTGAACAGCAGCGGGTAGCCATTGCGCGTGCTGTTGCTAAAACTCCCAAAATTCTTCTTTGTGATGAACCAACTGGAGCTCTGGACTATCATACAGGGAAACAGGTCTTACAGATTTTGCAGGACATGTCGCGTGAACAGGGAGCAACAGTGATTATTGTCACCCATAATGCTGCTTTAGCCCCCATTGCTGATCGAGTCATTCAGATGCATGATGCCAAGGTTAAGTCTATTGACCTCAACGACCAGCCTCAAGATATTGCCAGTCTGGAATACTAG
- a CDS encoding TetR/AcrR family transcriptional regulator: protein MVQGSREAIVNAVFRIARKNPNQREITMAEIAKEAGISRQAIYQKHFSNVEEIFDYIHRSMTDEVFEVFKTSITNPKNHSIYEAVAKDIIPLVYQKRDHAYVFYHTSLDTGIFTFLEEHYIDLLEYATIDITNRGPFSNKSMMRIVINYIFSIVGEWIAEDFPDPPEVFAKKFLDLMESSPKDLIDARPAPDKK from the coding sequence ATGGTTCAAGGAAGCCGTGAAGCTATTGTCAATGCTGTCTTTCGGATTGCCAGAAAAAATCCTAATCAGAGGGAGATTACTATGGCTGAAATCGCTAAGGAAGCTGGCATTTCTCGGCAAGCCATCTATCAGAAGCATTTTTCTAATGTTGAGGAAATTTTTGACTATATCCATAGAAGTATGACTGACGAGGTTTTTGAGGTTTTTAAAACTAGCATTACCAATCCCAAAAACCACTCTATCTATGAAGCTGTGGCTAAGGATATTATCCCCTTGGTTTATCAGAAACGCGATCACGCTTACGTTTTTTACCACACTTCGCTGGATACTGGTATTTTTACCTTTTTGGAGGAGCACTACATCGATTTGTTGGAATATGCGACTATTGACATCACTAATCGAGGCCCTTTTTCAAATAAAAGTATGATGAGGATTGTCATCAACTATATTTTTTCCATCGTCGGCGAATGGATTGCCGAGGACTTTCCCGATCCACCAGAGGTTTTCGCCAAGAAATTTTTAGACTTGATGGAAAGCTCCCCAAAGGATTTAATTGATGCTAGGCCAGCCCCTGACAAAAAATAA